The following proteins are co-located in the Hyalangium minutum genome:
- a CDS encoding response regulator — MRKRRGLRRGVVEIEPVLAGSRRGVDVERVLVLEDDNDLRTLLCELLVASGAAACVSAGSVEAMVRQKEQVLGCELALLDVNLGAQAASGLDAYHWLRENGFGGRIVFLTGHARSHPLVRQAHALTQAQVLSKPIDAKVLMALVGKGDGSRGT; from the coding sequence GTGAGGAAGCGCCGTGGCTTGCGGCGTGGCGTGGTGGAGATCGAGCCTGTCCTCGCGGGCTCTCGACGGGGGGTGGACGTGGAACGGGTGTTGGTGCTCGAGGACGACAACGACCTGAGGACGCTGCTGTGCGAGCTGCTGGTCGCCTCGGGCGCGGCGGCGTGCGTGAGCGCCGGGTCCGTGGAGGCCATGGTCCGCCAGAAGGAGCAGGTGCTGGGGTGCGAGCTGGCCCTGCTGGATGTGAACCTGGGCGCACAGGCTGCCAGCGGCTTGGACGCCTATCATTGGCTGCGGGAGAACGGCTTTGGGGGGCGTATCGTCTTCCTGACGGGCCATGCCCGCTCCCATCCCTTGGTGCGCCAGGCGCACGCGCTGACCCAGGCGCAGGTGCTGTCCAAGCCCATCGACGCGAAGGTACTCATGGCACTGGTGGGGAAGGGCGATGGCTCGCGTGGCACCTAG
- a CDS encoding DUF3014 domain-containing protein yields MAPPPVAAVPQAPVAPIHTRPPLELLESLSSDPEYARWLQASGLVDRIAAAVAAVSEGHSPREPLSFLAPQGSFKVEERKTGTFISAASYARYDTVARVVSSLDVEATGRAYSALRPALSAAYAILAPPGARFDQALQRSIQTLLEVPVVRGDTEVVPRGAVWAYKDTSLEALTPAQKHLLRMGPKNVARVQEKLRALSDALDLKLARR; encoded by the coding sequence CGGTGGCGCCGATCCACACCCGTCCTCCTCTGGAGCTGCTCGAGTCCTTGTCCTCGGATCCCGAATACGCGCGGTGGCTGCAAGCGAGCGGGCTCGTCGACCGCATCGCCGCCGCGGTGGCCGCTGTCTCCGAGGGCCACAGCCCTCGCGAGCCGCTCTCCTTCCTGGCGCCGCAGGGCAGCTTCAAGGTGGAGGAGCGCAAGACAGGGACCTTCATCTCCGCCGCGAGCTACGCGCGCTACGACACCGTGGCCCGCGTGGTGAGCTCGCTGGATGTGGAGGCGACGGGCCGAGCCTATTCAGCCCTGCGTCCGGCGCTCTCCGCGGCCTACGCGATCCTGGCGCCCCCAGGAGCACGCTTTGATCAGGCGCTCCAGCGCTCCATTCAGACCCTGCTCGAGGTGCCCGTGGTGCGCGGTGACACGGAGGTGGTGCCACGCGGCGCGGTGTGGGCCTACAAGGACACGTCGCTTGAGGCGCTCACTCCGGCCCAGAAGCATCTGCTGCGCATGGGGCCCAAGAACGTCGCGCGAGTGCAGGAGAAGCTGCGAGCGCTGTCCGATGCGCTCGACCTGAAGCTGGCCCGGCGTTGA